In a genomic window of Holophagaceae bacterium:
- a CDS encoding 2-C-methyl-D-erythritol 4-phosphate cytidylyltransferase — translation MGGGVPKQFRDFGGRPLLMATLEAFLQPGMPALAGISLAVPPDRMDEAKRWDLGVRTWIVEGGPSRQASVLAALSALPDEPGSTVLIHDAVRPFPPAVPIMAAIRALGAWDGALLGEASTDTLKRVDHQGQVLETVPREAIFRAQTPQAARLGTWRRAFAWAAETGFEATDDVALLEALGLRVLMVPSPGSNLKITTAEDWNQATECGR, via the coding sequence ATGGGCGGGGGCGTACCCAAGCAATTCCGGGATTTTGGCGGCAGACCCTTGCTGATGGCCACCCTCGAGGCCTTTCTCCAGCCCGGGATGCCCGCCCTTGCGGGCATTTCGTTGGCGGTTCCTCCGGATCGCATGGACGAGGCCAAGCGCTGGGATCTGGGTGTGCGGACCTGGATCGTGGAGGGCGGTCCCTCCCGTCAGGCCTCGGTCCTGGCGGCCCTTTCAGCGCTTCCGGATGAACCCGGTTCCACCGTCCTCATCCACGATGCCGTCCGGCCCTTCCCGCCAGCGGTTCCGATCATGGCGGCCATCCGCGCCCTCGGAGCCTGGGACGGAGCCCTGCTGGGCGAGGCCTCCACGGACACCCTGAAACGGGTGGACCATCAGGGCCAGGTGTTGGAGACAGTCCCCCGGGAAGCCATTTTCCGGGCGCAGACACCACAGGCCGCCCGGCTGGGCACCTGGCGGCGGGCCTTTGCCTGGGCAGCGGAAACGGGATTCGAAGCCACCGATGATGTGGCCCTGCTGGAAGCGCTCGGATTGCGGGTCCTGATGGTGCCATCTCCGGGTTCCAACTTGAAAATCACCACCGCGGAAGATTGGAACCAGGCCACAGAGTGTGGGCGCTAA
- a CDS encoding aminotransferase class I/II-fold pyridoxal phosphate-dependent enzyme: protein MSFLRPDLDETPAYSRPSEPAGLVRLHMNEAADDWPSAAKEALLARLRDLPFQQYPERQAELAERLRLRLGAPEGGLLLGPSSGNLLDHVALAGLRPGDTVAIPSPGFSLYPMLVRRHQGQVRPLDMGTGFPLEPWFTALDCRQLWITLPNNPTGAWLSPDDLEPLLEAAAARPEPPLVVLDEAYAEFAPQTHRLAVDRYPNLLLLRTFSKALASASWRLGYLMGDPSLVRRLAALQLPYSIPAASLEALDVALDFAAEFESRIFSTADLRDRLRASLPDREVAPSAANFLHISPDPAPALQEAGLLARALPGSNAARVGIGTEEVVRRTAAALKATLAAASPRTRRALLVLDVDGVLIEADRSFMEAVSRALAELVPGLSWTDEHFRAFKRVGGFNNDFRLCSAAWVLAEHGAMERLWTAGGVGFPEFESEIQRREPPAQRVVQQHYAETCKLEKPLIELEALRSLGCDLAILTGRPPEELAMAFDVLGWRLPALADAAPHLRKPSPSGLLQLADAFRAEAITFVGDTRDDAACLRSARELRPDLRWRFAAVGADRDLFRDPQDLSAPTLLDLLPLLQERP from the coding sequence ATGTCCTTCCTACGACCCGATCTTGATGAAACACCAGCCTATTCGCGGCCTTCAGAGCCTGCGGGCCTGGTGCGCCTGCACATGAACGAGGCAGCCGACGACTGGCCTAGCGCGGCCAAGGAAGCCCTGTTGGCGCGGCTCCGAGATCTGCCCTTCCAGCAGTATCCCGAACGCCAGGCGGAGCTCGCGGAACGCCTGCGACTGCGGCTGGGCGCGCCGGAAGGCGGCCTGCTGCTGGGACCGTCGAGCGGAAATCTTCTGGATCATGTGGCCCTGGCGGGCCTCCGTCCCGGAGACACAGTAGCCATCCCTTCGCCGGGCTTCAGCCTCTACCCCATGCTGGTGCGGCGCCACCAGGGCCAGGTGCGCCCCTTGGACATGGGCACCGGATTTCCGTTGGAGCCCTGGTTCACGGCCCTGGACTGCCGGCAGCTCTGGATCACCCTGCCCAACAATCCGACCGGCGCCTGGCTTTCACCCGATGACCTGGAGCCCCTGCTGGAGGCCGCCGCCGCGCGCCCCGAGCCGCCGTTGGTGGTGCTGGACGAGGCCTATGCGGAATTCGCGCCGCAGACCCATCGGCTGGCCGTGGACCGCTATCCGAACCTGCTCCTGCTGCGCACTTTCAGCAAGGCCCTGGCCTCGGCGAGCTGGCGCCTGGGCTACCTGATGGGAGACCCGTCCTTGGTCCGCAGACTGGCCGCGCTGCAACTGCCCTATTCGATCCCAGCGGCCAGCCTGGAAGCCCTGGATGTGGCCCTGGACTTCGCGGCGGAATTTGAATCGCGGATCTTCTCCACGGCCGATCTGAGGGATCGCCTGAGGGCCTCGCTGCCGGATCGCGAGGTCGCCCCGAGCGCCGCCAATTTCCTGCACATCTCCCCAGACCCAGCGCCGGCGTTGCAGGAGGCTGGCTTGCTGGCCCGGGCCCTGCCCGGGTCGAACGCGGCCCGGGTGGGAATCGGGACGGAGGAGGTGGTCCGTCGCACCGCGGCGGCCCTGAAGGCGACCTTGGCCGCAGCCTCGCCACGCACCCGCCGGGCTTTGCTCGTGCTCGATGTGGACGGCGTGCTCATCGAGGCCGACCGCAGTTTCATGGAGGCCGTGAGCCGCGCACTGGCCGAGCTGGTGCCCGGACTATCCTGGACCGACGAGCATTTCCGCGCCTTCAAGCGGGTGGGCGGTTTCAACAATGACTTCCGCCTCTGCTCCGCCGCCTGGGTGCTGGCGGAGCACGGCGCCATGGAGCGCCTTTGGACCGCAGGCGGCGTCGGCTTCCCGGAGTTTGAATCCGAGATCCAACGGCGGGAACCGCCCGCCCAGAGAGTGGTCCAGCAGCACTACGCCGAGACCTGCAAACTGGAAAAGCCCTTGATCGAGCTGGAGGCCCTGCGTTCCCTCGGGTGCGATCTGGCCATCCTCACGGGCCGTCCGCCGGAGGAACTGGCCATGGCCTTCGACGTGCTGGGATGGCGGCTGCCCGCCCTCGCCGATGCGGCCCCCCATCTTCGCAAGCCCTCTCCCAGCGGGCTTCTGCAACTGGCCGACGCCTTCCGCGCCGAGGCCATCACCTTCGTGGGCGACACCCGCGATGACGCAGCCTGTCTGCGTTCGGCCCGGGAACTCCGGCCGGATCTCCGTTGGCGTTTTGCGGCGGTGGGGGCCGACCGCGATCTCTTCCGGGATCCCCAGGACCTTTCGGCGCCCACGCTGCTCGACCTGCTTCCCCTGCTCCAGGAGCGACCATGA
- a CDS encoding septal ring lytic transglycosylase RlpA family protein, with product MTQPLAMNGKTAGLIWTRQVEIRLASATSQHPGGGLLGKVRRFTPSSAAALGLLFTLHCSRIAVAPAARRSSHRPNTATSTARGYEETGEASWYGGNGDGFSGKPTASGELFNPKDLTCAHRTLPLGTYLEVENLDNGKRVVVKVNDRGPFAKGRILDLSKRAALDLGFLADGFTQVSIRTVDDTGAPKALDPALDKLNPYTIQVAALAEKANIERLSRELELGAFGPVSLLDGVARDGRPVKRVRAGTYLHLSDAEQAADKVAKFFKDRGVEPFITRQR from the coding sequence ATGACCCAGCCCCTGGCCATGAACGGAAAGACTGCGGGTCTGATCTGGACCCGCCAGGTGGAAATCCGTCTGGCCTCCGCTACCTCCCAACACCCCGGCGGCGGCCTCCTGGGCAAGGTGCGGCGATTCACACCCTCCTCGGCTGCGGCCCTCGGTCTCCTCTTCACGCTGCACTGCAGCCGGATCGCCGTCGCTCCCGCCGCGCGCCGGAGCAGCCACCGGCCCAACACCGCGACCTCCACCGCTCGAGGCTACGAGGAAACCGGCGAAGCCAGCTGGTATGGCGGCAACGGCGACGGCTTTTCCGGAAAGCCCACGGCCAGCGGCGAACTGTTCAACCCCAAGGACCTGACCTGCGCCCATCGCACCCTGCCCTTGGGCACCTACCTGGAAGTCGAGAACCTGGACAACGGGAAGCGGGTGGTCGTGAAAGTGAATGACCGGGGGCCTTTCGCGAAGGGGCGGATCCTCGACCTTTCCAAGCGCGCGGCCCTGGACCTGGGATTCCTGGCGGACGGCTTCACCCAGGTCTCGATCCGGACCGTGGACGATACCGGGGCCCCGAAGGCGCTGGACCCGGCCCTGGACAAGTTGAATCCCTACACCATCCAGGTCGCCGCCCTGGCCGAGAAGGCCAATATCGAACGCCTGAGCCGGGAACTCGAACTGGGCGCCTTCGGACCCGTGAGCCTGCTGGATGGCGTCGCCCGGGACGGCCGCCCGGTGAAGCGCGTGCGGGCCGGCACCTACCTCCACCTGTCGGATGCCGAACAGGCCGCGGACAAGGTCGCCAAGTTCTTCAAGGACCGTGGTGTCGAACCCTTCATCACCCGCCAGCGCTAA
- a CDS encoding tyrosine--tRNA ligase gives MTAVALTSDTLELLLKGTVTCHTRELLKAKLAKGAPLRVKAGFDPTAPDLHLGHGVLLRKMAQFQKLGHTVIFLIGDFTGLIGDPTGKKATRPALTQEEVLANAETYKHQVFKVLDPEKTEIRFNSEWMGALKGEDWIRLASKFTLAQLLERNDFQKRMADQQPISFHELLYPLVQAYDSVALKADVELGGNDQLFNLMRGRDLQDASGQQPQVVLTVPLLLGMDGVEKMSKSLGNYIGFMEDADTQFGKTMSISDSTMWDWWLLLTDKLPAEIEAMKAGHPMDAKKALALEIVSQFHGAAEAAQAEERWTKRFSERQTADAPEVDVDPTEGEIQLARLLVERGLASSRKEAERLISQGAVSLDGEKISDPSFRLALKTAMKLLVKVGKLKLQRWVVK, from the coding sequence ATGACTGCTGTCGCACTGACTTCCGACACCCTGGAATTGCTGCTCAAGGGCACGGTGACCTGCCATACCCGTGAATTATTGAAGGCCAAGCTGGCCAAGGGCGCGCCGCTCCGGGTGAAGGCGGGCTTCGACCCCACCGCGCCGGACCTGCATCTCGGCCACGGCGTGCTGCTTCGGAAGATGGCCCAGTTCCAGAAACTCGGCCACACGGTCATCTTCCTCATCGGCGATTTCACGGGATTGATCGGGGATCCCACCGGCAAGAAGGCCACGCGCCCCGCCCTCACCCAGGAGGAAGTCCTGGCCAATGCGGAAACGTATAAACACCAGGTCTTCAAGGTCCTGGATCCGGAAAAAACGGAAATCCGCTTCAACAGCGAATGGATGGGCGCGCTGAAAGGCGAGGATTGGATCCGGCTGGCCTCGAAGTTCACCCTGGCCCAGCTGCTCGAACGCAACGATTTCCAGAAGCGCATGGCGGACCAGCAGCCCATCAGCTTCCACGAGCTGCTCTATCCGCTGGTGCAGGCCTACGACAGCGTGGCCCTCAAAGCCGATGTGGAACTGGGCGGCAACGACCAGCTCTTCAATCTCATGCGCGGCCGGGACCTCCAGGATGCCTCGGGACAGCAGCCCCAGGTGGTGCTGACGGTACCCCTGCTGCTGGGCATGGATGGCGTGGAAAAGATGTCGAAGAGCCTCGGCAACTACATCGGATTCATGGAGGATGCTGACACGCAATTCGGCAAGACCATGAGCATCAGCGACAGCACCATGTGGGATTGGTGGCTGCTGCTCACGGACAAGCTGCCCGCGGAGATCGAAGCCATGAAGGCCGGCCATCCGATGGATGCCAAAAAGGCTTTGGCGCTGGAGATCGTCAGCCAATTCCATGGCGCCGCCGAGGCCGCCCAGGCGGAGGAACGCTGGACCAAGCGGTTCTCCGAACGCCAGACAGCCGATGCGCCGGAAGTGGACGTGGATCCCACCGAGGGCGAGATCCAACTGGCCCGCCTGCTGGTGGAACGGGGCCTCGCTTCGTCGCGCAAGGAAGCCGAGCGGCTCATTTCCCAGGGCGCCGTGAGCCTCGACGGGGAAAAAATATCAGATCCCTCGTTCCGGCTGGCCCTGAAGACTGCGATGAAGCTGCTGGTCAAGGTCGGGAAGCTCAAGCTTCAGCGCTGGGTGGTCAAATGA
- a CDS encoding PhoH family protein: MAASSKKIFVLDTNVLLHDPNAIFHFQEHDVVIPIVVIEEIDHFKKDQTEIGRNARTVSRQLDRLREKGSLSVGVKMDGGGTVKVDVAMHPLDLGIPSLDKHHADNHILACAQSLLKSRKEKVVLVTKDSNLRIKADAAGLLAEDYTTDMVELEELYTGTSTMDVDGAQIDQLFDKGMAPPEDHRLNPNQFITLQDRANPSHTALGRFYQSDGLIHPIKRLEQPPWGIKPRNREQQFALELLLDDSVQVVTLLGKAGTGKTLLAIAAGLVQVVDDERYHKLLVSRPVMPMGRDLGYLPGDVDEKLRPYMQPIYDNLDFIVAANMDMRRRSTLTAGQLEEGGYLSIEPLTYIRGRSIPEQYMIVDEAQNLTPHEVKTILTRAGEGTKVVFTGDPQQIDNPYVDASTNGLSFLAEHFKRQDVSGHVTLTKGERSKLAELASNLL, encoded by the coding sequence TTGGCCGCATCGAGCAAGAAAATCTTCGTACTCGACACCAACGTCCTATTGCACGACCCCAACGCGATTTTCCATTTCCAGGAACACGATGTGGTGATTCCCATCGTGGTTATCGAGGAGATCGACCACTTCAAGAAGGACCAGACCGAGATCGGCCGGAATGCCCGGACCGTATCCCGCCAACTGGACCGCCTGCGGGAAAAGGGCAGCCTGAGCGTGGGCGTCAAGATGGACGGCGGCGGCACCGTGAAAGTGGATGTGGCCATGCATCCGCTGGACCTGGGCATTCCCAGCCTGGACAAGCACCACGCGGACAACCATATCCTGGCCTGCGCCCAGTCCCTGCTGAAGTCCCGCAAAGAAAAAGTCGTCCTGGTCACCAAGGATTCGAACCTGCGCATCAAGGCGGATGCGGCGGGCCTGCTGGCTGAGGACTACACCACCGACATGGTGGAGCTGGAGGAGCTCTACACCGGCACCTCCACCATGGATGTGGACGGCGCCCAGATCGACCAGCTCTTCGACAAGGGCATGGCTCCGCCCGAGGACCACCGCCTGAATCCCAACCAGTTCATCACCCTCCAGGACCGGGCCAATCCCAGCCATACGGCCCTGGGCCGCTTCTACCAGTCCGACGGGCTCATCCATCCCATCAAGCGCCTGGAGCAGCCCCCGTGGGGCATCAAGCCCCGCAACCGCGAACAGCAGTTCGCCCTGGAATTGCTCCTGGACGATTCCGTCCAGGTGGTCACCCTGCTGGGCAAGGCCGGAACCGGCAAGACGCTGCTGGCCATCGCCGCGGGCCTGGTGCAGGTCGTGGATGATGAGCGCTACCACAAGCTGCTGGTGAGCCGCCCGGTCATGCCCATGGGCCGGGACCTGGGCTACCTGCCCGGAGACGTGGACGAAAAGCTGCGGCCCTACATGCAGCCCATCTACGACAACCTGGATTTCATTGTGGCCGCCAACATGGACATGCGCCGGCGCTCGACGCTCACGGCAGGCCAGCTTGAAGAAGGCGGCTACCTCAGCATCGAGCCGCTCACCTACATCCGGGGACGATCCATTCCGGAACAGTACATGATCGTGGACGAGGCCCAGAACCTCACGCCCCATGAGGTGAAAACCATCCTCACGCGGGCCGGAGAAGGCACCAAGGTGGTGTTCACCGGTGATCCGCAGCAGATCGACAATCCCTATGTGGACGCCAGCACCAACGGCCTGAGCTTCCTCGCGGAGCATTTCAAGCGCCAGGATGTGAGCGGCCATGTGACCCTGACCAAAGGCGAGCGCAGCAAATTGGCGGAGCTTGCCAGCAATCTCCTCTGA
- a CDS encoding S9 family peptidase, producing the protein MTLLAATALMAQTPFKYPETRREAVVDEYFGTKVADPYRWLEDDNAADTKAWVEAQNKVTRAYLDAIPERGAIKARLTKLWNYERFGVPFKRGGQYFYNRNDGLQNQAVLFVTGDLKDGGRVLLDPNTLSKDGTIALSSISASEDGKLLAYGISVGGSDWITWKVRDVATGKDLEDEIQWSKFSGASWAKDGSGFYYSAYAAPAKGDAMKGVNKNQKVHFHKIGTKQAQDVLVYERPDHPDWGLGAQVTEDGRWLLIHQSEGTENKNRIFLKDLSLPGSAIEPFLDHFDADYSVVGNDGDLFYVSTDKDAPRHKLVAIKRGRPESKDWKTLIAQGKDVLRSVDLIDNRLVVVWMHDANEKVEVFGLDGKKQRNIALPTLGTVGGFSGRRLDKEGFYAFTSFTYPSTVYRFDFTTGKSSVFKRPKVDFKPEAFETKQVFFKSKDGTKIPMFLVSKKGLELDGQNPTLLYGYGGFDISLTPSFGVQTLTWLEMGGVYALANLRGGGEYGSEWHDAGRLQRKQNVFDDFISAAEWLISHKYTSTPKLAIRGGSNGGLLVGACMTQRPDLFGACLPHVGVMDMLRFHKFTIGWAWKSDYGSSETKADFDSLIKYSPLQNLKPGVKYPPTLVFTGDHDDRVVPAHSFKFAAQLQADQSGPAPALIRIETNAGHGAGKPTAKLIDEAADEWAFAAKSLGIKISLNP; encoded by the coding sequence ATGACCTTGCTCGCCGCCACCGCGCTCATGGCCCAGACCCCCTTCAAATACCCCGAAACCCGGCGGGAGGCCGTGGTGGACGAGTACTTCGGCACGAAGGTGGCGGATCCCTACCGCTGGCTGGAAGATGACAATGCAGCGGACACCAAGGCCTGGGTGGAAGCCCAGAACAAGGTGACCCGCGCGTACCTGGATGCCATTCCCGAACGTGGGGCCATCAAGGCACGGCTCACGAAGCTCTGGAATTACGAGCGCTTCGGAGTGCCCTTCAAGCGCGGCGGCCAGTATTTCTATAACCGCAACGACGGACTGCAGAACCAGGCCGTGCTCTTCGTGACCGGAGACTTGAAGGATGGCGGCCGCGTTTTGCTGGATCCCAACACCTTGAGCAAGGACGGCACCATCGCCCTGAGCAGCATCTCGGCCAGCGAGGATGGCAAGCTGCTGGCCTATGGCATCTCCGTGGGCGGCAGCGACTGGATCACCTGGAAGGTGCGGGACGTGGCCACGGGCAAAGACCTCGAAGATGAAATCCAATGGTCCAAGTTCAGCGGCGCCTCCTGGGCGAAGGATGGCTCTGGGTTCTACTACAGCGCCTACGCGGCTCCCGCCAAGGGCGATGCGATGAAAGGCGTGAACAAGAACCAGAAGGTCCATTTCCACAAGATCGGGACCAAGCAGGCCCAGGACGTCCTGGTCTACGAACGCCCCGACCACCCGGACTGGGGCCTGGGCGCCCAGGTCACCGAGGACGGCCGGTGGCTCCTGATCCACCAAAGCGAAGGCACCGAAAACAAGAACCGGATCTTCCTGAAGGATCTGTCCCTGCCCGGCTCCGCCATCGAGCCCTTCCTTGATCATTTCGACGCGGACTACAGCGTGGTCGGAAATGACGGCGATCTGTTCTACGTCAGCACCGACAAGGACGCCCCCCGGCACAAGCTGGTGGCCATCAAGCGGGGCCGGCCCGAGAGCAAGGACTGGAAGACGCTGATCGCCCAGGGGAAAGACGTGCTGCGGTCCGTGGATCTCATCGACAACCGCCTGGTGGTGGTCTGGATGCACGACGCCAACGAAAAGGTCGAGGTCTTCGGCTTGGACGGCAAGAAACAGCGGAACATCGCGCTGCCGACCCTCGGCACCGTTGGCGGCTTCAGCGGGCGCCGCCTGGACAAGGAGGGCTTCTACGCCTTCACGTCCTTCACCTATCCGAGCACGGTCTACCGGTTCGATTTCACCACGGGGAAATCATCGGTGTTCAAGCGCCCGAAAGTCGATTTCAAGCCCGAGGCCTTCGAGACGAAGCAGGTCTTTTTCAAATCCAAGGATGGGACGAAGATCCCCATGTTCCTGGTGTCCAAGAAGGGCCTGGAGCTGGATGGCCAGAATCCGACGCTGCTCTACGGCTATGGCGGTTTCGACATCTCGCTGACGCCCAGCTTCGGCGTCCAGACCCTCACCTGGCTTGAAATGGGCGGCGTCTATGCGCTCGCCAACCTCCGGGGCGGCGGCGAGTATGGCTCCGAGTGGCACGATGCGGGCCGCCTGCAGCGCAAGCAGAACGTGTTCGACGATTTCATCTCCGCGGCCGAATGGCTCATCAGCCATAAATACACGTCCACCCCCAAACTCGCCATCCGCGGAGGCAGCAACGGCGGGCTGCTGGTGGGCGCCTGCATGACCCAGCGGCCGGATCTTTTCGGCGCCTGCCTGCCGCATGTGGGAGTCATGGACATGCTCCGCTTCCACAAGTTCACCATCGGCTGGGCCTGGAAGAGCGATTATGGGAGCAGCGAAACCAAAGCCGATTTCGATTCGTTGATCAAGTACAGCCCGCTCCAGAACCTGAAGCCCGGCGTGAAGTATCCGCCCACGCTGGTGTTCACTGGCGACCATGATGACCGCGTGGTGCCCGCCCACAGCTTCAAGTTCGCGGCCCAGCTCCAGGCCGACCAGTCGGGCCCGGCCCCTGCGCTGATCCGCATCGAGACCAATGCCGGCCACGGCGCTGGCAAGCCCACCGCCAAACTCATCGATGAAGCCGCCGATGAATGGGCCTTCGCCGCCAAGTCGCTCGGCATCAAGATCAGCCTCAACCCTTGA
- the lpxC gene encoding UDP-3-O-[3-hydroxymyristoyl] N-acetylglucosamine deacetylase: protein MTIWNRNPRPQTLAVPVSLQGNGLHGNQPCTVRLVPVDRATGLVFRHLPSGTDIPVNAKLAGDLTLATTLVKDGIRLQTVEHLLSALVGLEVDHLLIELDAEELPILDGSAEPWVSAILQAGVQTLAGQRRFIKINHPVEVRQHDKWIRVSPVLGFGLRIRYTIDFDHPAIGRQSREISLTPDKYRREVGTARTFCLEEEIGTMRARGLALGGSLDNALVFGSDGPLNEVLRFEDEAVRHKMLDLIGDLALLGAPLAGFVEAHAAGHALHVELAKAILEQPDAWTWAELPETAAGSRKRPEHRFSPVFAGTA, encoded by the coding sequence ATGACGATTTGGAACCGCAACCCTCGCCCCCAGACCTTGGCGGTCCCTGTGAGCCTCCAGGGCAACGGACTTCATGGCAACCAACCCTGCACGGTGCGGCTCGTCCCGGTGGATCGCGCCACCGGCCTGGTGTTCCGCCACCTGCCCTCGGGCACCGATATCCCTGTGAATGCGAAGCTGGCGGGGGACCTGACCCTGGCCACCACCCTGGTGAAGGATGGCATCCGCCTTCAGACCGTGGAGCATCTGCTGTCCGCCCTGGTGGGCCTGGAAGTGGACCATCTGCTCATCGAACTCGATGCCGAAGAACTCCCGATCCTGGATGGGAGCGCCGAGCCCTGGGTTTCGGCCATCCTCCAGGCTGGGGTCCAGACCCTCGCGGGCCAGCGCCGCTTCATCAAGATCAACCACCCGGTGGAGGTCCGCCAGCATGACAAGTGGATCCGGGTCTCCCCGGTCCTGGGGTTCGGGCTGCGGATCCGATACACCATCGATTTCGACCACCCGGCCATCGGCCGCCAGAGCCGCGAGATCAGCCTCACGCCGGACAAATACCGGCGGGAAGTGGGCACCGCCCGCACCTTCTGCCTGGAAGAAGAGATCGGCACCATGCGGGCCAGGGGCTTGGCCCTGGGCGGCAGCCTGGACAACGCCCTGGTCTTCGGTTCAGACGGCCCCCTGAACGAGGTGCTGCGCTTTGAGGATGAAGCCGTGCGCCACAAGATGCTCGACCTCATCGGCGACCTAGCCTTGCTGGGGGCGCCCCTGGCAGGATTCGTGGAAGCCCATGCCGCGGGGCACGCCCTGCACGTGGAGCTGGCCAAAGCGATCCTGGAACAGCCTGACGCCTGGACCTGGGCCGAACTGCCCGAAACTGCCGCCGGAAGCCGGAAACGGCCCGAGCATCGTTTTTCGCCGGTGTTCGCGGGGACCGCGTAA
- the hisD gene encoding histidinol dehydrogenase: MARLSRDAEVEQDTQERVSRILADVRQEGLAAVLRYTEAFDGLRLDPDGLRVPAGDLRKALADLRASAPELLEALESLIANVRRFAEGQRRCVSDLNLVLPGGGTVGERWVPLARVGLYVPGGRAFYPSTLAMTVIPAQVAGVRRIVAVTPPKAEGPDPLVLATAALLGLDEIYTLGGAQAVAWLAFGEPAVDLIAGPGNRFVAEAKRQLQGRCGIDSVAGPTELLIIADGSAEAAVLAEDLLAQAEHDPDAAAVLVSEEQSLLDRVAVELEARAAVSPRRAILEQSLSAHGLLICATREQAIAFAQEWAPEHLELAVGDPETWVPFLTTAGALFLGPSSGEAFGDYGAGPNHVLPTSRTARYSSPLGVATFLKRQSLIHLSAEDAASMAPWVQRLAQAEGLYHHALSAEHRRH; this comes from the coding sequence GTGGCGAGACTGAGCAGGGATGCGGAGGTTGAGCAGGACACCCAGGAACGGGTTTCAAGGATCCTGGCGGACGTGCGCCAGGAGGGTCTGGCCGCGGTGCTCAGATACACCGAGGCTTTCGACGGCCTGCGCCTGGATCCGGACGGACTACGGGTGCCCGCGGGTGATTTGAGGAAGGCCCTGGCGGATCTCAGGGCCTCGGCCCCGGAACTCCTCGAAGCCCTGGAATCCCTCATCGCCAATGTGCGCCGCTTTGCGGAGGGCCAGCGCCGCTGCGTTTCCGACCTGAACCTGGTCCTGCCCGGGGGCGGCACCGTGGGGGAACGCTGGGTGCCGCTCGCCCGCGTGGGGCTGTACGTCCCCGGCGGCCGCGCTTTCTACCCATCGACCCTCGCCATGACCGTGATCCCGGCCCAAGTCGCAGGCGTCCGCCGCATCGTGGCGGTGACACCGCCCAAGGCCGAAGGGCCAGATCCACTCGTGCTGGCCACCGCGGCGCTGCTGGGGCTGGATGAAATCTACACCCTGGGCGGCGCCCAGGCGGTGGCCTGGCTCGCCTTCGGGGAACCGGCGGTGGACCTTATCGCGGGTCCTGGCAATCGGTTCGTCGCTGAAGCCAAACGCCAGCTCCAGGGCCGCTGCGGCATCGATTCCGTGGCCGGCCCCACCGAGCTGCTCATCATTGCGGACGGCAGTGCGGAGGCCGCGGTGCTGGCCGAGGACCTGCTCGCCCAGGCCGAACATGATCCGGACGCTGCGGCGGTGCTGGTTTCCGAGGAGCAGTCCCTGCTGGACCGGGTCGCAGTCGAATTGGAGGCCCGGGCGGCGGTTTCGCCCCGCCGCGCCATTCTGGAACAGAGCCTTTCCGCCCACGGCCTGCTCATCTGCGCCACCCGGGAACAGGCCATCGCCTTCGCCCAGGAGTGGGCGCCGGAGCACCTGGAATTGGCGGTGGGCGACCCCGAAACCTGGGTGCCTTTCCTGACCACCGCCGGCGCCCTGTTCCTCGGACCCAGCAGCGGCGAAGCCTTCGGCGATTATGGCGCGGGCCCCAACCACGTGCTGCCCACCAGCCGCACTGCCCGGTATTCGAGCCCGCTGGGCGTCGCGACCTTTCTGAAGCGTCAAAGCCTGATCCACCTCAGTGCCGAAGATGCGGCTTCCATGGCCCCTTGGGTCCAGCGCCTGGCCCAAGCGGAAGGGCTTTACCACCATGCTCTGAGCGCGGAGCATCGTAGGCATTGA